A region of Moorena producens PAL-8-15-08-1 DNA encodes the following proteins:
- a CDS encoding glutamyl-tRNA reductase, translating to MNIAVVGLSHKTAPVEVREKLSIPEAQLETVMPHLCSYPHIEEVAILSTCNRLEVYIVTTETDAGIRELCQFLTEKAGIPLAKLRPHLFILLYQDAVMHLMRVAGGLDSLVLGEGQILAQVKTTHKLGQQHKGIGRLLNRLFKQAITAGKRVRTETSIGTGAVSISSAAVELAQQKVETLYGTSLTPYKIAIIGAGKMSRLLVKHLLAKGAVDISILNRSTKRAEELAKAFPKADLKLDSLSDMMTVVAESDIVFTSTGATEPLLTRSNLEGVLQTSHSLMLIDISVPRNVAADVDELETVHSFNVDDLKAVVAQNQESRRKMAMEAEELLYEEVEAFDIWWRSLETVSTISSLRSKVETIREQELEKALSRLGSEFAEKHQEVIEALTRGIVNKILHDPMVQLRAQQDIETRRLAMESLQMLFNLDNGKQAI from the coding sequence ATGAATATTGCCGTAGTAGGTCTGAGCCACAAGACAGCACCGGTTGAAGTCAGAGAAAAACTGAGCATTCCAGAAGCCCAGTTAGAAACTGTGATGCCCCACTTATGTAGCTATCCTCATATTGAAGAGGTAGCCATACTGAGTACTTGTAATAGGTTGGAAGTTTATATAGTCACCACAGAAACTGATGCCGGAATTCGAGAATTGTGCCAGTTTCTGACAGAAAAAGCTGGCATTCCTCTAGCCAAGTTGCGCCCCCACCTATTTATTCTGTTGTATCAGGATGCAGTCATGCACTTAATGCGGGTTGCTGGAGGTCTAGATAGCCTAGTGTTAGGAGAAGGGCAAATTCTAGCTCAGGTCAAAACCACCCACAAACTTGGTCAGCAACACAAGGGAATCGGACGTCTACTGAATCGGTTGTTTAAACAAGCAATTACAGCCGGTAAGCGAGTTCGCACGGAAACCAGTATTGGAACTGGGGCGGTCTCCATTAGCTCAGCAGCGGTAGAGTTAGCTCAGCAGAAGGTAGAGACCCTTTATGGCACTTCTTTGACGCCCTATAAAATAGCAATTATCGGTGCTGGCAAGATGTCTCGCTTACTGGTGAAACATCTGCTGGCCAAAGGTGCCGTAGATATCTCAATTCTGAATCGTTCCACCAAACGGGCTGAAGAGTTAGCAAAAGCGTTTCCCAAAGCAGATCTAAAACTGGATTCGTTGTCAGATATGATGACAGTGGTGGCCGAGTCAGATATCGTATTTACTAGCACTGGTGCCACCGAACCACTGCTGACTCGGTCGAATTTAGAAGGAGTGTTGCAGACAAGCCATTCCTTAATGCTAATTGATATTTCTGTGCCTCGTAATGTGGCAGCGGATGTTGATGAGCTAGAGACTGTCCACTCCTTCAACGTGGATGACTTAAAAGCAGTAGTAGCACAGAATCAGGAAAGCCGTCGTAAGATGGCCATGGAAGCAGAAGAACTCTTATACGAAGAAGTGGAAGCCTTTGACATCTGGTGGCGTTCCCTAGAAACCGTTTCTACCATTAGTAGCTTGCGCAGCAAGGTCGAAACAATCCGTGAGCAAGAGCTAGAGAAAGCTCTATCCCGTCTTGGGTCAGAATTTGCCGAAAAACATCAAGAAGTAATCGAAGCCCTAACCAGAGGGATTGTTAACAAAATCCTTCATGACCCGATGGTGCAATTACGAGCACAGCAAGATATTGAAACCCGACGCTTGGCCATGGAATCGTTACAAATGCTATTCAATTTGGATAATGGCAAGCAAGCAATTTAG
- the glpX gene encoding class II fructose-bisphosphatase has product MENTLGLEIIEVVEKAAIASAKWMGKGEKNTADQVAVEAMRERMNKIYMRGRIVIGEGERDDAPMLYIGEEVGICTQENAANFCNPDELIEIDIAVDPCEGTNLVAYGQNGSMAVLAISEKGGLFAAPDFYMKKLAAPPQAKNHVDINKSATENLQILSDCLERSMEELVVVVMDRSRHESLIKEIRAAGARVRLISDGDVSAAISCAFAGTNIHALMGIGAAPEGVISAAAMRALGGHFQGQLIYDPAIVKTGLIGESKESNLERLASMGITDPDKVYNAEELAKGETVLFAACGITPGTLMEGVRFFQGGARTQSLVISSQSKTARFVDTVHMFEQPKYIQLS; this is encoded by the coding sequence TTGGAAAATACACTAGGTTTAGAAATTATAGAAGTCGTAGAGAAAGCTGCGATCGCATCCGCCAAATGGATGGGTAAAGGGGAGAAAAACACTGCTGACCAAGTGGCTGTAGAAGCCATGCGGGAGCGCATGAACAAGATCTATATGCGGGGTCGCATTGTAATTGGAGAAGGGGAGCGGGATGATGCTCCCATGCTCTACATTGGTGAAGAAGTTGGGATTTGCACCCAAGAGAATGCTGCCAACTTCTGTAACCCAGATGAACTGATCGAAATTGATATTGCGGTTGACCCCTGTGAAGGCACCAACCTAGTGGCCTATGGGCAAAACGGTTCCATGGCAGTGCTAGCTATTTCCGAGAAAGGTGGTCTATTTGCAGCTCCTGACTTTTACATGAAGAAGCTGGCAGCACCACCCCAAGCCAAGAATCATGTAGATATCAACAAGTCCGCAACCGAAAATCTGCAAATTCTCTCCGATTGTCTAGAGCGCTCCATGGAGGAATTGGTGGTAGTTGTGATGGACCGTTCCCGTCACGAGAGCTTAATCAAGGAAATCCGGGCAGCTGGTGCTCGGGTACGACTGATTAGTGACGGTGACGTTTCCGCCGCCATCTCCTGTGCCTTTGCTGGTACCAATATCCATGCCTTGATGGGAATCGGTGCTGCACCGGAAGGGGTAATCTCAGCAGCAGCAATGCGTGCCTTAGGCGGACACTTCCAAGGTCAGCTAATCTACGATCCCGCCATCGTGAAAACTGGTTTGATTGGGGAGAGCAAAGAAAGCAACCTAGAACGGCTCGCAAGCATGGGTATTACCGATCCCGATAAGGTTTACAATGCTGAGGAACTAGCCAAGGGTGAAACCGTACTGTTTGCTGCTTGCGGTATCACTCCAGGCACCCTGATGGAAGGGGTTCGGTTCTTCCAAGGTGGAGCACGGACTCAAAGCCTAGTTATTTCCAGTCAGTCCAAGACCGCTCGGTTTGTGGACACCGTTCATATGTTTGAACAGCCCAAGTATATCCAATTGAGCTAA